Below is a window of Candidatus Leptovillus gracilis DNA.
ACAGCCGTCACAATAACCACGGATCAGGAAAGCCCGCTTGAAGCAGATTTGCTACGCGCCTTTGTGATTGCTTTCCATGTCCGACCAGACTTGCCGGCGCAAACTTTGCCAGACTGGTTGAGGACGCGGTTGTTTGTGCAAGTCAGCCCTGAGCAAACGGATGCGATTTTACGCCATTTTCAACAGCGACATGTTTTGGATGAGGCAGGACGGCCGTTATCAGAGCAAGTGACGCAGCTAATCAACCAATGGGGTTTACAAGCCTGGGTCCGTGAAGCCCGGCGCATTGAGGCCAGCTATGAAAGATGACTGTCAATCCGATGTTCGCCTGGCGCAATCCATCGCCGCGGCCATGCAGCTTCGCCTGCCAGGCACGGCCGGCCGGGTAGGGCGCAAAATGCGCTACATTGACGAAGTAGCGCCGCACTTTCGTGGTGGAGGCGCTGTCCGTGCGATTCCCTCTACGCTGTTCGAGCAATTGTGGACGGTTGGTGTTGCCACCGCCAGCAATTCGATTCCTGCCTTTGGCGGCGTTCTTTATGGCGCGGTGGCCTTGCGCCAGGATGTTACCGTGCAGTCTGGCAAAGCCAAAGTTGGCTTCCAGGACAGCCAGGTGGATGTGGCCGACATGACCTTTGTCCAGGTTGCCAACCGGCTGATATGGAAGCAATATCATCTGGCTTACCAAATCTTGGAAGATTTGTTTAACGAAGCGACTTTACCCGACCTTATCTTGATGGATCGGCCGTTGTTGGTCATGCGTGGGTTGCAGGCAGGCGCCCTGGTTGACGAAGAAGTGCGGGAGGAGTGGGAAGACCTTCTAGCGCTGCTCACCCGTTTTTGGGGGCGGTACGCGGCACACTGCTATCCCGTCAATCCAAAAGGGCCAACGGTGGCTTATATCGGCCAGCGGCACTTTGGCGCGATTTTAACCGCTATCCAAAAAGAAGGATTACGGGGTTCGGTGGACCCAATAACGCCAGAACTTAGCGAACTTGTCACGAAACAATGGGATGATTTACGCCGGGTAGGCGTTGATCGCATTTTGCGCGGACTATTGCGTCCGGGAACACGCACTGCCGCTTATCTGTATACCGCTATGGGGCGAGATGCCCTGCGCGCCGCGCCTAAGATGATTGGCGAACAAGGGTTGCTAGGGTGGCACATGCAAGTTGGACACCGCACACCTATCTGGCAGGTGGAAGTCTTAGGCCCAGCCGACCATTGGCAATCAGAAGCGCTCGACCGCATTGCCGCCATGTTAGCCTACCTGACGCTTTATGACAATCCTCAGGCACTCCCTTTACCGCTCTGGCATGCTATGCGCCTGGCTAGCGTGCCAGAAAAATTACTGCGCGGCTATCGCGCTTCGATGACGCAAATGCTGCGCGACCAAAGTGTGGAACAGGCGTGGCTGGAAGGGGTGGACCAGTTCGCCGATGAAACAGGGGGTGCGCCGACATGGGACAATTCACTGGAGTGACATTGTGGCAGATGTTGAACAACGGCCGTTATTTCCTTTGTCCCCGCTTCGCACTTTGGGCTGGCTGCCAGCCCAATTGGCGGATGGGGCGCAAACATATTGGACAACGCCAATGGAAATGACCAGCCGATTAGACGCATCCTTTTACGTGATCACCCGTCGCCGAGATCGTTTACTGCAACGTCTCGCGTGCCCTTTTCTGCCCCTTTCCGCCTGGGCCGAAGTGAATCCACCGGGGCGTCGTCTGCCCACCGAACGCGACTTCATTCTGTTCGAGCATTGCGTCTATGGCCAGATTCGTGATGTACCCCATGAAGATTGTTGGGTGATTGGACCGGGGCTGAGTGTAATTTCACCGCGTAAACTGCCCCAACGCGCCACGTACCTTTCCCGGCCGGGTGACTTGCTACTGCCTCGCGTCTATTCGGCGCTGCACAAATCTGTGTGGGTACAAGAAACCCCACACCCCTTTGTGGCGTCAGATGCCTTTGCCCTGTTGCAGCCCCATTCACGTGAGCAGGGTTTAACGCTGCTGGCATTACTGCGCCACCAAATTTTAGGCGAACAACTATGGGCGCTGGCCTCTGGAACTACAGTGCGCTCAATAGCAGTTAGCAAACTGAATGAACTGCAACTTCCAGCCCTGCCTGATAAAACCATCGCCCGGCTTGCAAGTGGCATGGAAGCGTTGCTATTAGCCCAAACCAACGTCTATTTCCCAGGCATACTGATACCATTAGCCCGCTATTGGGCCGAGGTCGGCTACTGGCGCAAACGCTTACACGAATTAACCACGGAAATTCATGCTCTAATTGAGCAAGTGCTCAAAGGATAACGAAAGCGAAATGGACGTAGACAATTACTTGGGTAAGTTAATCGGCAACACTGGCCGACCAGATAAGTTGGTGGTGGCTCTGCGGGACAGTTACAGCGCCCGCCGTGGCGAATTTGTGCGCGTGCGTCATCAAGAAAGACGGAGTGAAGCGACAACCGACGTGTTGGGCCGCATTGTGGAGATTTCGCGCAGTAACATCATGTTTACCGAAGCGATGGGTGAGGGTATCAGCGAGGTGGAGTTGCTGCCCACAACACGGGTTTCGGGCGAAACTGTCTATGGCCGTATTGAGTTAGTGGGTTATAGAGAACCAACTACAGGCGAGATTCGTATACCACGCCGCCCACTCGACCCAGGGGCCAAAGTGTACGGAGTGGATTACGCATTTCTGACGCAGTTTTATAATTTTTCTGAAGACACCAGCATCCACCTGGGGAACCTGGTCGGCTATGAGAAAGGCGACACAATCGTTCCCATTTATCTAGACGCCAACACCCTGGCGACAGAACACCTGGCAGTTCTGGCGATGACCGGTTCCGGCAAGTCCTACACTGTCGGGCGAATTATTGAACGGTTAGTAGCACAGTTGAACGGCTCCGTCGTAGTATTTGATCCGCATGGCGAATACGGCCGTGCTTTGTTAGGCGGACAGCTAAACTTCAACTCGGCGGTTGATCAGATAGAAGATGAGCAAGACCGGGCTAAACTGCTGGAAATACAGGCGCAGTTGCGCCTTTTGCAGGGACAAGGGGCCGGTATCATACCCTACACTCCCCAAGAGGCGTCATTTAACATCAAATATGCGGGCACCAATCGGCAATTAGCGCTTCAGTTTGATCAATTTGAAATGGATGATTTGACCGGCATCCTGCCCGGTCTGACCGAACCGCAGCAGCGCGTCTTAGACGTGGCGATCCGTTACTGGAAAGAGACGACGGATGAACCGCGCGACATTCAACATCTCTTGCGACTATTGACCGATGATCTGGATGTTTTGCGGGAATGGGGCGAGTTATCGGAAGCAGAGTCGCGGGCTTTACGCGGCGTGAGCGCGGCTGTGGCCGCGATTCGTCTGCGCCGGGTCATCAATGAGGCGCGTAGTTTTTACACAACGGCCGTTGGACAACCCACCGACGTTCACGAAATGGTTGGTGACCCGGATGACCGGCACGGCCGTTTAATCATTGTTGATTTACAGGGTTTGTCAGACAGCGCCCGGCAGATTGTGGTAGCGCTGCTCTCCAGCGAGATTTTGCGGGCAGCCTCCCACAAATCACATCCTATTCGCCCCGTTTTTGTGGTATACGAAGAGGGGCATAACTTCGCCCCGGCCGGCGAAGTGTCTATTTCTAAAAACATTATCAAACGAATTGCCGCCGAAGGGCGAAAATTCGGCGTCGGGTTCGCTATTGTCAGCCAGCGTCCCAGCAAACTGGACGCTGACGTAACCAGCCAATGCAATACGATTGTGGCCATGCGAATCAAAAACCCAGATGACCAGCGTTTTATCCAACGCACATCCGATTATTTTTCGGCCGCCGATTTGGCCGAACTACCTTCTCTGTCTACTGGTGAAGCGTTAGTAACCGGGCGGGCTATTGTCGCGCCGTTAATTGTGAAGGTTGGCAGCAAGGCGCTGGCGCATGGTGGCGTGTCGCCAAATGTGGTCGCCAAATGGGGTCGCCTGGAAAAGTAATATGAGTCTGATGGATGCATTGCAGGAAGAGTGGCGCACACGCGCAATTATGCAGCAGCAGTTCCCGATGCTGACAACTTCCGGAATTTCTGACAGTGATGTGACCATTCATTCCCATTTTCTTTCCTATCTAGCCGCTCTATCCCAACCATTAGGCTATAGCGGTGTGGTGGAGTGTCCGCTAATATCGTTAGGAGATAAAACTTGGGCACAATTAGGGGATGTCCGGCCCGATATGGTCTGGTTCGATAAGGGAAGAAATCTGCCGGTCGCGGCGTTTGAATTC
It encodes the following:
- a CDS encoding ATP-binding protein; translation: MDVDNYLGKLIGNTGRPDKLVVALRDSYSARRGEFVRVRHQERRSEATTDVLGRIVEISRSNIMFTEAMGEGISEVELLPTTRVSGETVYGRIELVGYREPTTGEIRIPRRPLDPGAKVYGVDYAFLTQFYNFSEDTSIHLGNLVGYEKGDTIVPIYLDANTLATEHLAVLAMTGSGKSYTVGRIIERLVAQLNGSVVVFDPHGEYGRALLGGQLNFNSAVDQIEDEQDRAKLLEIQAQLRLLQGQGAGIIPYTPQEASFNIKYAGTNRQLALQFDQFEMDDLTGILPGLTEPQQRVLDVAIRYWKETTDEPRDIQHLLRLLTDDLDVLREWGELSEAESRALRGVSAAVAAIRLRRVINEARSFYTTAVGQPTDVHEMVGDPDDRHGRLIIVDLQGLSDSARQIVVALLSSEILRAASHKSHPIRPVFVVYEEGHNFAPAGEVSISKNIIKRIAAEGRKFGVGFAIVSQRPSKLDADVTSQCNTIVAMRIKNPDDQRFIQRTSDYFSAADLAELPSLSTGEALVTGRAIVAPLIVKVGSKALAHGGVSPNVVAKWGRLEK